From a region of the Zonotrichia albicollis isolate bZonAlb1 chromosome 5, bZonAlb1.hap1, whole genome shotgun sequence genome:
- the UGT8 gene encoding 2-hydroxyacylsphingosine 1-beta-galactosyltransferase, with the protein MKPYAPAFILLWSAVGIARAAKIVVVPPIMFESHLYIFKTLASALHDQGHQTVFLLSEGREIPPSNHYRLQRYPGIFNSSTSDDFLQSKMRSIFSGRLTALELFDILDHYSKNCDMIVGNRNLLRALKQENFDLLLVDPNEMCGFVIAHLLGVKYAVFSTGLWYPAEVGAPAPLSYVPEFNSLLTDHMNLFERIKNTVVYLISRFGVSFLVLPKYERIMQKHKVLPERSMYDLVHGSSLWMLCTDVALEFPRPTLPNVVYVGGILTKPASPLPEDLQAWVSGAHESGFVLVSFGAGVKYLSEDIANKLAHALARLPQRVIWRFSGNKPRNLGNNTKLIEWLPQNDLLGHSNIKAFLSHGGLNSIFETMYHGVPVVGIPLFGDHYDTMTRVQAKGMGILLNWKTMTESELYEALVKVINDPSYRQRARRLSEIHRDQPGHPVNRTVYWINYILRHNGAQHLRAAVYSISLFQYFLLDIALVLLVGAALLYYVLARMAKLICKQSKHLWSNDKHSAVNGHYQNGIPNGKYRRNGHIKHEKKVK; encoded by the exons ATGAAGCCGTACGCTCCAGCCTTCATTCTCCTGTGGAGTGCTGTTGGGATAGCGAGGGCTGCCAAAATCGTTGTCGTGCCGCCAATTATGTTTGAAAGCCATCTTTATATTTTCAAGACTCTGGCCTCAGCCTTGCATGACCAAGGTCACCAGACAGTGTTTCTCCTCTCTGAGGGCAGAGAGATTCCTCCATCTAATCACTACAGACTGCAGCGCTACCCAGGGATCTTTAACAGCAGCACCTCGGATGATTTCCTCCAGTCCAAGATGAGGAGCATCTTCTCGGGGAGGCTGACGGCCCTCGAGCTCTTCGACATCCTGGACCACTACTCCAAGAACTGCGACATGATCGTCGGCAACCGCAACCTCTTGCGCGCCCTCAAGCAGGAGAACTTCGACCTGCTCCTGGTGGATCCCAACGAGATGTGTGGATTTGTTATAGCCCATCTTTTGGGGGTCAAGTACGCCGTGTTTTCCACTGGCCTCTGGTATCCAGCAGAAGTGGGCGCTCCGGCTCCCCTGTCCTACGTTCCAGAATTTAACTCGCTGCTCACGGATCACATGAACCTATTCGAGAGGATTAAAAATACTGTTGTTTATCTGATTTCAAGATTTGGAGTCAGTTTTTTGGTTCTGCCAAAATATGAAAGGATAATGCAGAAACACAAGGTCCTTCCAGAGCGGTCCATGTATGACTTGGTCCATGGATCCAGCCTGTGGATGCTTTGTACTGATGTAGCGCTGGAGTTCCCGAGACCTACGCTACCCAACGTTGTTTATGTGGGAGGAATCCTAACAAAGCCGGCCAGCCCTCTGCCAGAA GACCTGCAGGCGTGGGTGAGCGGCGCTCACGAGAGCGGCTTTGTCCTCGTCTCCTTCGGCGCTGGAGTCAAGTACCTGTCCGAGGACATCGCCAATAAGTTGGCACACGCCCTGGCACGGCTGCCCCAGAGGGTCATCTGGAG GTTTTCAGGAAACAAACCCAGGAATTTAGGCAACAATACCAAGCTGATCGAATGGTTGCCACAAAATGACCTCCTTG GTCACTCTAACATCAAAGCTTTCCTCAGTCACGGAGGCTTGAACAGCATTTTTGAGACCATGTACCACGGGGTGCCGGTGGTGGGCATCCCCCTCTTCGGAGACCACTACGACACCATGACCCGTGTGCAGGCCAAAGGGATGGGAATTCTGCTCAACTGGAAGACCATGACTGAGAGTGAGCTCTATGAAGCCCTAGTAAAAGTTATTAATGACCCCAG CTATCGGCAGCGGGCACGGCGGCTGTCGGAGATCCACAGGGACCAGCCTGGGCACCCGGTGAACCGGACTGTGTACTGGATAAACTACATCCTGCGCCACAACGGAGCCCAGCACCTGCGTGCTGCTGTTTACAGCATCTCCCTCTTTCAGTATTTCTTACTGGATATTGCCTTGGTCCTGCTAGTGGGTGCTGCCTTACTTTACTATGTTTTGGCCAGGATGGCCAAGTTAATCTGCAAGCAGAGCAAACATCTCTGGTCCAATGACAAACATAGCGCTGTTAATGGACACTACCAGAACGGGATCCCCAATGGCAAGTATAGAAGGAACGGCCACATTAAGCATGAAAAAAAGGTGAAATGA